A DNA window from Chloroflexota bacterium contains the following coding sequences:
- the dnaN gene encoding DNA polymerase III subunit beta, whose protein sequence is MRLTCLPEKLNEGLAAVGRVVAARSTLPVLGNVLLATDGGQLKLAATNLELTVVSWVGAKIEEEGAITLPARLLQDYVGLLSAGEPLHLELHGTKAHLTCGRFEANISGIDAEEFPAIPSVAGGASLQLPAPRLKEAIGQVVFAAAPDDSRPVLAGVLMQVADGKLTMAAADGFRLAVRKVDLGETDAPDISMIVPSKALTEVARGLPADEEVLVEIALTPDQSQVLFRHRQAEIVSRIIEGQFPDFNRIIPRDTKTRVTLQTADFLRATKAAQVFARDNSMIVRLNLVPAEGGDEALGKVTVAATSTEIGDNTGDVDASVEGDAMQVAFNGKYLRDALEALDAQQAFLEVTGPASPGLIRPASGPNGYIQVIMPMHVAR, encoded by the coding sequence ATGAGACTGACCTGCCTGCCCGAGAAGCTGAACGAGGGGCTCGCCGCTGTCGGGCGGGTCGTGGCCGCGCGGAGCACCTTGCCGGTGCTGGGGAATGTGCTGCTGGCGACCGACGGTGGCCAGTTGAAGCTGGCGGCGACGAATCTTGAACTGACGGTCGTCAGTTGGGTCGGCGCGAAGATCGAAGAGGAGGGGGCCATCACCCTCCCAGCGCGCCTGCTCCAGGACTATGTGGGGCTGTTGTCGGCTGGCGAGCCGCTCCACCTGGAGCTGCACGGCACGAAGGCGCACCTGACCTGTGGCCGGTTCGAGGCGAACATCAGCGGGATCGATGCTGAAGAGTTCCCGGCTATTCCGTCGGTAGCGGGCGGCGCCTCGCTGCAGCTGCCGGCTCCGCGTTTGAAGGAGGCCATCGGACAGGTGGTCTTCGCGGCGGCGCCGGACGACAGCCGCCCGGTGCTGGCCGGTGTGCTGATGCAGGTGGCTGACGGCAAGTTGACGATGGCGGCGGCGGACGGCTTCCGGCTGGCGGTCCGCAAGGTGGACCTGGGGGAGACGGACGCGCCGGACATCTCGATGATCGTGCCGTCGAAGGCGTTGACTGAGGTGGCGCGCGGCCTCCCGGCCGACGAAGAGGTCCTGGTCGAGATCGCGCTGACGCCGGACCAGAGCCAGGTGCTCTTCAGGCACCGGCAGGCGGAGATTGTCTCGCGGATCATCGAGGGGCAGTTCCCGGACTTCAACCGGATCATCCCGCGCGATACGAAGACGCGGGTGACGCTTCAGACGGCAGATTTTCTCCGGGCGACGAAGGCGGCGCAGGTGTTTGCTCGGGACAACTCGATGATTGTGCGGCTCAACCTTGTGCCTGCCGAGGGCGGCGACGAGGCCCTCGGAAAGGTGACGGTGGCGGCGACCTCGACGGAGATCGGCGACAACACGGGCGACGTCGATGCGAGCGTGGAGGGCGACGCGATGCAGGTGGCCTTCAACGGCAAGTACCTGCGTGACGCGCTCGAAGCGCTCGACGCCCAGCAGGCGTTCCTGGAGGTGACCGGCCCGGCCAGCCCTGGCCTGATCCGCCCGGCCAGCGGCCCGAATGGCTACATCCAGGTGATCATGCCGATGCACGTCGCAAGGTGA